From Polaribacter butkevichii, a single genomic window includes:
- a CDS encoding RNA polymerase sigma factor translates to MHVYTTNNILIEALKKGSPRAYTFLVETYHQKLCIYAYGLIHDHDTAEDIVQNVFLKTWTNREKLKTDLPINSYLYKSVYNEFIDQYRKQKKIFPLDKKYIDTILTFIEDDDTSFDNLIDDVKQEIQNLPKKCKETFLLSKEEGLTNIEIAEYKNVSLKTVEAHMTKAFSILRLKVGLKMNSILFLLYGGNNRALLTS, encoded by the coding sequence ATGCACGTTTACACAACCAATAATATATTAATAGAAGCTCTTAAAAAAGGCTCCCCCAGAGCTTATACTTTTTTGGTAGAAACTTACCATCAGAAATTGTGTATTTATGCATATGGACTAATCCACGACCATGATACGGCAGAAGACATTGTACAAAATGTCTTTTTAAAAACATGGACAAATCGTGAAAAACTAAAAACAGATCTACCCATTAATAGCTATCTCTACAAATCTGTCTACAATGAATTTATAGATCAATATCGCAAACAAAAAAAGATATTCCCTTTGGATAAAAAATATATTGACACCATTTTAACATTCATTGAAGATGACGATACTTCATTTGATAATTTAATAGACGATGTTAAACAAGAGATTCAAAACCTCCCAAAGAAATGTAAAGAAACATTTCTCTTAAGCAAAGAAGAAGGTTTAACAAATATTGAAATTGCAGAATATAAAAATGTCTCCCTCAAAACAGTAGAAGCCCACATGACAAAAGCCTTTTCTATTTTAAGATTAAAAGTAGGACTTAAAATGAATAGTATTTTATTTTTATTATACGGTGGTAATAATAGAGCCTTACTTACATCTTAG
- a CDS encoding ATP-dependent Clp protease adaptor ClpS, giving the protein MSTKEKIQEDVDVLEQRTHQHEIVLHNDDVNTFDHVIDSLIDVCDHTLVQAEQCATLVHYKGKCTVKSGEYKDLEPRCSKLLQLGLSAELV; this is encoded by the coding sequence ACGTTGATGTTTTAGAGCAAAGAACGCATCAACATGAAATAGTGTTGCATAATGATGATGTAAACACGTTTGATCATGTAATTGATTCTTTAATAGATGTCTGCGATCATACGTTAGTACAAGCAGAACAGTGTGCCACTTTGGTGCATTATAAAGGGAAATGCACCGTTAAATCGGGTGAATATAAAGATTTAGAACCAAGATGTTCTAAATTATTGCAACTAGGTTTATCTGCAGAATTGGTATAA
- a CDS encoding FecR family protein — protein sequence MIKNKMNTSEGENLIIKYFTNQISIAELEKLELWIKEGNNEEVFKSYVKVNFAIDYSLKQFNTQNTKKQLLEKINKDKKVFRIKSYYRVRLIVAAVLVIGLFIGTYFFKDTVFYNTLNKNEAVINKIKKGTDKAVLTLEDGTSVALEKGTKYTKDNVKSNGEKIIYKYKEQKTQEILYNYLTVPRGGQFFVSLSDGTKVWLNSASKLKYPVNFIEGETRIVELVYGEAYFEVSSSINHNGSKFKVLSNLQEIEVLGTEFNIKAYSDEDLIYTTLLKGSIALYNFNKKNILKPNEQAVLDTKKNSLIISTQVDAYSEVVWKRGLFSFKDKTLKEIMKVLSRWYDVDVVFEDKSLEDVKFKGVISKNQNLADILLLIKKTKYIKTYEIKENTLILKK from the coding sequence ATGATTAAAAATAAAATGAATACTTCTGAAGGCGAAAACTTAATTATAAAATACTTTACCAATCAAATATCTATAGCTGAATTGGAAAAATTAGAGCTTTGGATTAAAGAAGGTAATAATGAAGAGGTGTTTAAAAGTTATGTTAAAGTAAATTTTGCAATTGATTACAGTTTAAAACAATTTAATACACAAAATACAAAAAAACAATTATTAGAAAAAATTAATAAAGATAAAAAGGTTTTTAGAATAAAATCTTATTATCGTGTTAGACTAATTGTAGCTGCTGTGTTAGTTATAGGACTTTTTATAGGAACTTATTTTTTTAAGGACACTGTTTTTTATAACACCTTAAATAAAAATGAGGCGGTCATCAATAAAATAAAAAAGGGAACTGATAAAGCTGTTTTAACTTTAGAAGACGGTACAAGTGTAGCCTTAGAAAAAGGAACAAAATATACAAAGGATAACGTAAAAAGCAACGGAGAAAAAATTATTTACAAGTATAAAGAACAAAAAACACAAGAGATCTTATATAATTATTTAACCGTACCAAGAGGAGGTCAGTTTTTTGTTAGTTTGTCCGACGGTACAAAAGTTTGGCTAAATTCAGCATCAAAATTAAAATATCCAGTTAATTTTATTGAAGGGGAAACTCGAATTGTAGAATTGGTATATGGAGAAGCTTATTTTGAAGTATCATCAAGCATAAACCACAATGGATCTAAATTTAAGGTATTATCTAATTTACAAGAAATAGAAGTTTTAGGTACAGAGTTTAATATTAAAGCATATTCTGATGAAGATTTAATTTATACCACCCTTCTTAAAGGAAGTATTGCGTTGTATAATTTTAATAAAAAAAATATTCTAAAACCTAACGAGCAGGCAGTACTTGATACTAAAAAAAATAGTTTAATTATTTCTACACAAGTTGATGCTTACTCTGAAGTAGTTTGGAAACGTGGTTTGTTTAGTTTTAAAGACAAAACTCTAAAAGAAATAATGAAAGTTCTTTCTAGATGGTATGATGTTGATGTTGTTTTTGAAGATAAAAGCTTAGAAGATGTTAAATTTAAAGGGGTTATAAGTAAAAACCAAAACCTTGCAGATATACTATTATTAATTAAAAAAACTAAATATATAAAGACTTATGAAATAAAAGAAAACACACTAATTTTAAAAAAGTAA